One Williamwhitmania sp. genomic window, TGGTGCTCAACGTAAAGGATGCCGAAACGGTGGTGCGTGAATTTAATCGAATGATAACAATCAAGGACACCAAGGCCATCCTTCTTCAGCCCATGCTATCGGGTGTTGAACTCTTTGTTGGTGCTAAGCGGGAGGATAAATTTGGTCATCTGGTGCTATGCGGTTTGGGCGGTATTTTTATTGAGGTGCTGAAGGATGTTAGCGCCGGACTTGCTCCCATTGCCGTGGACGAGGCGTCGTCAATGATAAAAAGTTTGAGAGGATACAAAATTCTAAAGGGTGTAAGGGGACAGGAGCCGGTAAATGAGCAGCATTTTGCCGAGATCATCTCCCGTGTTTCGGCGCTGGTAAGGGTGGCCCCGGAGATTTTCGAGATGGACCTAAATCCACTGCTCGGTCGCAAGAGTGGCGTTGTTGCCGTGGATGCCCGCATTCGAATTGAAAAGTAGAGGATACCATGAAGTTGCTGGAGAAGTATAAGGCTCTTTCGAGAACCGAAAAGGCTTACGTTTGGCTAGTTCTTTTGCTGTTTGTGCTCATATTGTTGAGGTGGAGCACCATTAGTCACGACGTAGCTGCTTCAATAAAAAGCTATTTTAACTAGTCAACGCTTAGATTTCATTGCTATGAAGAAACAAGATATTTATGTGGTTTTGGTAGCCATATTGCTGCTTTTGCCTTTTTTTATTTCCGACTCCGTTTATGGTTTTTATGAAACCTTCAACAGGGAGCACGGCATGGTAATGAGCTTCATCAAGTTTGCAGTGTTGGCAACCTTTGGCGAAGCGGTTGGGTTGCGCATTCGCACTGGTCGTTATAACCATGCTGGGTTTGGTCTTTTACCTAGGGCAGTTGTGTGGGGGGGTATTGGCCTCACCATTAAGTTGGCCTTTGTGATTTTTGCAGTCGGAACGCCTGCATTCTTAGCCTTTATGGGATTTACCGATGCTCCTTCAATGATGAAAGGTGCCCTATCCATATCGAAGGTTGAGGTAGCATTTGCCATCTCTGCCGCCATGAACATTATCTACGCTCCGGTAATGATGACCTTCCATAAAATAACCGATTCCCACATCTCAGCCAATGGAGGCAGACTTACAAGCCTACTTAAGCCCATCCAAATGGGAAGCATTATGCAAGATATCAATTGGAAGGTGCAGTGGAATTTTGTTTTTAAGAAGACAATCCCATTCTTTTGGATACCCGCACACACCATAACTTTTTTACTACCAGCAGAAATGCAGGTGCTATTTGCTGCGCTGTTGAGCGTCGCACTGGGTATTCTGCTTTCCATTGCCAGCTTGAAAAGTGGAAAATAGTTGTATCTTTGTAACAAAGAGTTTTACCATGGAAAAAATAGGAATTTTCTTCGGCCCCGTTGGTGGTAGCACCGAGAGGGTGGCACACAAAATTGCCAAAGAGTTTGGCGGAGATAATGTTGAATTTATTCCTGTGCATGATGCAAAAGCAGGTGATGTTGATCGGTTTAAAAATGTGATTTTTGGCTGCTCAACCATTGGTAAGGAAACATGGCAGGCACCCTCTGTAAAGAAGGATTGGGACCTGTTCCGCAGTGAGCTTGAAAAGATAAATGTTGAGGGGAAAGTATTTGCCATTTTTGGCCTTGGCGACCACCTGACCTACCCATTTCATTTTGTGAATTCCATGGGGGAAATAGGAAAGACATTACTATCGAAGGGTGCAAAGGTTGTTGGCCGCTGCTCGGTAAAGGAGTACGATTTTAAGGAATCTGAAGCAGTTATTGATGGTGAGTTTATTGGCCTTCCCATTGATGAGGATTTTGAGGAGGAACTTACTGAACCTCGGATCAAAAACTGGGTTGTTCGCCTAAAAAATAAGTTTGTTTAGCGTTTATAGTAGATATGTCATAGAGAGAGGGCTGACCGTTTGGTTGGCCCTCTTTTATTTGAAAAAGGAAGGAGAGTTACATTCTCCCATAAACGACATTTGTATAAGATTGCTCTTTACTTCTCCAATGAATTCTCATTTTTGGTCCATTTAATAAAAACATCCATTCCTTTTTTTTATATTTAGCCTGTATATCATACCGCTATGAACAAAAAAATTTCCATTACGGTATTGCTTCTTTTGGCATCACTTGTTTCGTGGGGGCAAATCTCTCCTCTCGGAATTCCATTCCATAGGCAATATACTCCTGAGGAATACAAGGGATCGGAAACAAATTGGTCAGTTGCCTCTGACGATTTGGGCATGATGTATTTTGGAAACGAGGGAATGATTCTTGAATATGATGGGCACGAGTGGCGCGATATTCCAGTTAAGGATGACAATATTCAATCCCTTTGCAATGGTTCCGGTAACATCTACTTTGGTGGATCTCGATCGTTTGGGGTAATCAAAACCGATGCGCTAGGCAATCACTATGCATTCTACCTCTCCGAAAGGCTTGGTAGTAATGTGGAGGTAAACAACATTTGGAAAACCTACTGTATCGATAAAAAAATATTCTTTTGCTCTTTAAAGCGGATCTTCATTTACGATCCCAAGGAAGATGTAATTCAGATGGTGGAGTTACCCAAGAATAGCTTTTTAGCCTTTGTGGTAAACAACCA contains:
- a CDS encoding flavodoxin, producing MEKIGIFFGPVGGSTERVAHKIAKEFGGDNVEFIPVHDAKAGDVDRFKNVIFGCSTIGKETWQAPSVKKDWDLFRSELEKINVEGKVFAIFGLGDHLTYPFHFVNSMGEIGKTLLSKGAKVVGRCSVKEYDFKESEAVIDGEFIGLPIDEDFEEELTEPRIKNWVVRLKNKFV